A window of Chloroflexota bacterium contains these coding sequences:
- a CDS encoding response regulator: protein MKRVRSIAPHQRRIAPVHADLFAQLAATVNSVRFITPREPYGVFIHGRHGRLSLARWQASRGAALQDGEDLRSENERLRSRISRLTEAILRISQHLELEAVLQDVADSARSLTEARYAAITTMDDSGEFQDLVFSGMTADEIEQTLAFADGPALLQYLSGLQKPLRTRDFVAHVKLAGFPDFTPHIGTFLSAQIGEGGNQVGTIFIGEKNHGLDFTLEDEETLEMFAAQAATAITNARRYGDEQRAKADQAALVDTSPVGVLVVDATTREIVQFNEEARRMAGGMNLQNQNYEQMVSLLSARRIDGREIPRGEVPVVRALSSGETVRAEEIVIHRPDGQTVTTLVNATPIRSEDGEIVSVVATIQDITPLEELERLRAEFLGMVSHELRTPLTSIKGSAATARSASVPLDPAETRQFFRIIEEQADHMRDLINNLLDLARIEAGTLSVAPEPTDVADVIHGARDAFLSSGYRNSVAVSVEPDLPRIPLDRQRASQVLYNLFSNASKYSREWSAIRVTASLQDPYVAVRVADEGRGISAEQLPRLFSKFSRIDFEHGPEVEGAGLGLAICRGIVEAHGGRIWAESDGEGRGTRFTFTLPAVDTMAEPSASPATATAPGASAGWERVLAVDDDPQVLRYVRNVLSEAGYSVTVTSEPDEFDRLIEAEQPHLVLLNLMLPGTSGFELITRIPNVFEVPVIFLSGRGREQDFAQAFEMGAADYLVKPFAPTELVARIRAALHKRSVYRQAQAVEPFRIGNLTINYLERTVTEAGRPITLTPTQFKLLAELSNNAGRVLSHDELLRSVWGPGHSADQPLLRSFVKSLRSKLGDNARDPVYIFTESGVGYRLAKP from the coding sequence ATGAAGCGCGTGCGGTCAATCGCACCGCACCAACGGCGGATTGCACCGGTACACGCGGACCTCTTCGCGCAGCTTGCGGCGACGGTGAATTCTGTGCGGTTCATCACACCGCGAGAACCATATGGCGTGTTCATCCACGGACGGCATGGCAGACTGTCGCTGGCGAGGTGGCAAGCGTCCCGAGGTGCAGCCTTGCAGGATGGCGAAGACTTAAGGTCCGAAAACGAGCGCTTACGATCTCGGATTTCCCGGCTTACCGAGGCAATCCTTCGGATCAGTCAACACCTGGAGCTTGAGGCGGTGCTGCAGGATGTCGCCGATAGCGCGCGATCGCTCACGGAGGCGCGCTACGCCGCAATCACCACCATGGACGACTCGGGCGAGTTCCAGGACCTGGTCTTCTCGGGTATGACCGCCGACGAAATTGAGCAGACGCTGGCGTTCGCGGATGGCCCGGCGCTCTTGCAATACCTCAGCGGACTGCAGAAGCCCCTGCGCACGCGGGACTTCGTGGCCCACGTCAAGCTGGCCGGATTTCCCGATTTCACTCCGCACATTGGCACGTTCTTGAGCGCTCAGATCGGTGAGGGGGGCAACCAGGTCGGCACGATATTCATCGGCGAGAAGAATCACGGCCTGGACTTCACCCTCGAGGACGAAGAGACCCTCGAGATGTTCGCCGCCCAGGCGGCAACGGCCATCACGAACGCCCGGCGCTACGGCGACGAGCAGCGGGCGAAGGCCGACCAGGCAGCCCTGGTCGACACCTCGCCCGTGGGGGTGCTGGTCGTCGACGCGACGACGCGGGAGATCGTGCAGTTCAACGAAGAAGCGCGCCGCATGGCCGGCGGGATGAACTTACAGAACCAGAACTATGAGCAGATGGTTTCGCTGCTGAGCGCTCGGCGTATCGATGGACGGGAGATTCCCCGCGGTGAAGTGCCCGTGGTTCGGGCCCTCAGCAGCGGCGAAACCGTGCGCGCCGAGGAGATCGTCATTCACCGCCCGGATGGCCAAACGGTGACGACGCTCGTGAACGCGACCCCAATCCGTTCGGAGGACGGGGAGATTGTGTCGGTCGTGGCCACCATTCAGGACATCACGCCGCTGGAGGAGCTGGAGCGCCTGCGCGCCGAGTTCCTCGGCATGGTGAGTCACGAGCTGCGCACGCCCTTGACCTCCATCAAGGGATCGGCCGCAACCGCTCGGAGCGCCTCGGTCCCACTCGACCCCGCGGAGACGCGGCAGTTCTTTCGCATCATCGAGGAACAAGCCGACCACATGCGGGACCTCATCAACAACCTGCTCGATCTGGCCAGGATCGAAGCCGGCACCCTGTCGGTCGCGCCCGAACCCACGGACGTCGCCGACGTCATTCACGGCGCGCGCGACGCCTTCCTCAGCAGCGGCTACCGGAACAGCGTCGCAGTGTCTGTCGAACCGGACCTCCCCCGGATCCCGCTGGATCGCCAGCGAGCGAGCCAAGTCCTCTACAACCTCTTCTCCAATGCATCGAAATACTCGCGCGAGTGGTCCGCGATACGCGTCACCGCCTCGCTTCAGGACCCGTACGTGGCCGTGAGAGTCGCGGACGAGGGACGGGGAATCTCAGCCGAGCAACTCCCCCGCCTGTTCAGCAAGTTCTCGCGGATCGACTTCGAGCATGGTCCGGAAGTCGAGGGGGCCGGCCTCGGCCTGGCGATCTGCCGCGGCATCGTGGAGGCGCACGGCGGGCGCATCTGGGCCGAGAGCGACGGCGAGGGCCGGGGCACCCGCTTCACGTTTACGCTGCCCGCGGTCGACACGATGGCCGAACCGTCCGCGAGCCCCGCCACGGCGACCGCGCCCGGAGCGTCCGCCGGGTGGGAACGCGTCCTCGCCGTCGACGACGATCCCCAGGTGTTGCGCTACGTGCGCAATGTTCTCTCGGAAGCCGGCTACTCGGTCACCGTCACCAGCGAACCGGATGAATTCGACCGCCTCATCGAGGCCGAGCAGCCGCACCTGGTCCTGCTGAACCTGATGCTGCCCGGCACCAGCGGATTCGAGCTGATCACGCGCATTCCCAACGTGTTCGAAGTTCCGGTCATCTTCCTGTCCGGTCGCGGCCGGGAACAGGACTTTGCCCAAGCCTTCGAAATGGGCGCCGCCGACTATCTGGTCAAGCCGTTTGCGCCAACCGAGCTCGTGGCACGCATCCGGGCGGCGCTGCACAAGCGGTCCGTCTACCGCCAGGCCCAGGCGGTAGAGCCCTTCCGCATTGGCAACCTCACCATCAACTATCTGGAACGCACCGTCACAGAGGCGGGCCGTCCAATCACGCTCACGCCCACCCAATTCAAGCTGCTGGCGGAGCTTTCCAACAATGCCGGACGGGTCCTCTCGCACGACGAGTTGCTCCGAAGTGTCTGGGGGCCGGGCCATTCGGCCGATCAGCCGCTGCTGCGGTCGTTCGTCAAGAGCCTGCGCAGCAAGCTCGGGGACAACGCGAGAGACCCCGTCTACATCTTCACCGAGTCGGGAGTCGGCTACCGCCTGGCAAAGCCGTAG